One segment of Brassica napus cultivar Da-Ae chromosome C3, Da-Ae, whole genome shotgun sequence DNA contains the following:
- the LOC106387419 gene encoding ubiquitin-conjugating enzyme E2 30 isoform X2, with the protein MLRINNLLRFPKIKSKPYESWKQRVQFKMASKRINKELRDLQRDPPVSCSAGPVGDDMFHWQATIMGPTDSPFSGGVFLVSIHFPPDYPFKPPKVSFRTKVYHPNINSNGSICLDILKEQWSPALTISKVLLSICSLLTDPNPDDPLVPEIAHTYKTDRVKYESTARSWTQKYAMG; encoded by the exons ATGCTTCGAATCAACAACCTCTTGAGATTTCCCAAgatcaaatcaaaaccctacGAAAG CTGGAAGCAGCGAGTACAGTTCAAGATGGCTTCAAAAAGAATCAACAAGGAGCTTAGGGACCTCCAAAGGGATCCTCCAGTCTCATGCAGTGCCG GTCCTGTGGGTGATGATATGTTCCACTGGCAAGCGACTATCATGGGTCCAACTGATAGCCCATTCTCCGGAGGTGTGTTTCTTGTTTCCATTCACTTCCCACCAGATTACCCCTTCAAGCCACCAAAG GTTTCTTTCCGCACCAAGGTTTACCACCCGAATATCAACAGCAATGGCAGCATCTGTCTTGACATTCTGAAAGAGCAGTGGAGCCCTGCGCTTACCATATCCAAG GTCCTTCTTTCGATATGCTCACTGCTGACAGATCCAAACCCTGATGATCCTCTGGTTCCAGAAATAGCTCACACCTACAAGACAGACCGAGTCAAGTACGAGAGCACTGCCCGATCCTGGACCCAGAAGTATGCAATGGGATGA
- the LOC106387422 gene encoding phosphatidylinositol/phosphatidylcholine transfer protein SFH14 isoform X1 has translation MDFNIDKTVTAWEEMLKWRNEFGADQIIQDFNFNELDQVTMYYPQGYHGVDKNGRPIYIERQGKAHPGKLMDVTTIDRYLKYHVQEFEKALQQKLPACSIAAKRRVTTTTTILDADGLGMKNFSPAAANLLSSIAKVDCSYYPEVLNSLKITLLVISLRPMSRVDMGVSVGVKICDRGSLTQIICFFFVKPKLFAYWSYLYSLA, from the exons ATGGATTTCAACATCGACAAAACCGTCACTGCATGGGAAGAAATGCTCAAATGGAGGAATGAATTTGGAGCAGATCAAATTATACAG GATTTCAATTTCAATGAGTTGGACCAAGTCACAATGTACTATCCTCAAGGGTACCATGGAGTTGATAAAAATGGTAGACCCATCTATATCGAGAGACAAGGAAAAGCTCATCCCGGTAAGCTTATGGATGTTACAACCATTGACCGGTACTTGAAGTACCATGTCCAAGAATTCGAAAAGGCTCTTCAACAGAAGCTCCCTGCCTGTTCCATTGCAGCAAAGCGACGTGTCACTACTACGACTACAATACTTGATGCTGATGGCCTG GGTATGAAGAACTTTAGTCCTGCAGCGGCAAATCTCCTGTCCTCTATTGCTAAAGTAGATTGTAGTTATTACCCTGAGGTACTTAACTCTTTGAAGATTACACTTTTGGTAATTAGTCTAAGGCCAATGAGCCGAGTGGACATGGGTGTTTCGGTTGGTGTAAAAATTTGTGACCGTGGTTCTCTGACTCAAattatttgctttttttttgtcaaacccAAATTATTTGCTTATTGGTCATATCTGTATAGTTTGGCTTAA
- the LOC106387419 gene encoding ubiquitin-conjugating enzyme E2 30 isoform X3 — protein sequence MASKRINKELRDLQRDPPVSCSAGPVGDDMFHWQATIMGPTDSPFSGGVFLVSIHFPPDYPFKPPKVSFRTKVYHPNINSNGSICLDILKEQWSPALTISKVLLSICSLLTDPNPDDPLVPEIAHTYKTDRVKYESTARSWTQKYAMG from the exons ATGGCTTCAAAAAGAATCAACAAGGAGCTTAGGGACCTCCAAAGGGATCCTCCAGTCTCATGCAGTGCCG GTCCTGTGGGTGATGATATGTTCCACTGGCAAGCGACTATCATGGGTCCAACTGATAGCCCATTCTCCGGAGGTGTGTTTCTTGTTTCCATTCACTTCCCACCAGATTACCCCTTCAAGCCACCAAAG GTTTCTTTCCGCACCAAGGTTTACCACCCGAATATCAACAGCAATGGCAGCATCTGTCTTGACATTCTGAAAGAGCAGTGGAGCCCTGCGCTTACCATATCCAAG GTCCTTCTTTCGATATGCTCACTGCTGACAGATCCAAACCCTGATGATCCTCTGGTTCCAGAAATAGCTCACACCTACAAGACAGACCGAGTCAAGTACGAGAGCACTGCCCGATCCTGGACCCAGAAGTATGCAATGGGATGA
- the LOC106387421 gene encoding GPI-anchored protein LLG1 — MSLKFVSGALFFCLLLSIFPSFSSASFISDGVFGSQALVTGRNLLQTKKTCPVNFEFMNYTIITSQCKGPKFPVKECCSAFLDFACPYTEQLNDLSNDCATTMFSYINLYGKYPPGLFANQCKGGKEGLECPAMSPASAADVNAAINTASSPLWLTIFAALLVSVKLL; from the exons ATGTCTCTCAAGTTCGTCTCTGGAGCTCTTTTCTTCTGTCTTCTACTCTCAATATTCCCATCTTTCTCATCCGCCAGTTTCATCTCag ATGGTGTGTTCGGATCTCAGGCTTTGGTTACGGGAAGAAACCTACTTCAGACCAAGAAAA CATGTCCAGTGAACTTCGAGTTTATGAACTATACAATCATAACAAGCCAGTGCAAAGGTCCCAAATTCCCAGTAAAGGAATGCTGTTCCGCCTTTTTGGACTTTGCGTGTCCTTACACTGAACAGCTCAACGACCTGAGTAACGATTGTGCTACCACTATGTTCAGTTACATCAATCTCTATGGTAAATACCCGCCTGGACTTTTCGCTAACCAGTGCAAAGGAGGTAAAGAAGGTCTCGAGTGCCCCGCTATGTCTCCTGCTTCAGCAGCAGACGTAAACGCAGCCATCAACACCGCGTCTTCTCCTCTTTGGCTGACCATTTTTGCAGCTTTATTGGTTTCTGTTAAATTGTTATGA
- the LOC106387422 gene encoding GPI-anchored protein LLG1 isoform X3 encodes MVTACPVNFKFMNYTIITSQCKGPKFPVKECCSAFLDFACPYTEQLNDLSNDCATTMFSYINLYGKYPPGLFANQCKGGKEGLECPAMSPASAADVNAAINTASSPLWLTIFAALLVFVKLL; translated from the coding sequence ATGGTAACAGCATGTCCAGTGAACTTCAAGTTTATGAACTATACAATCATAACAAGCCAGTGCAAAGGTCCCAAATTCCCAGTAAAGGAATGCTGTTCCGCCTTTTTGGACTTTGCGTGTCCTTACACTGAACAGCTCAACGACCTGAGTAACGATTGTGCTACCACTATGTTCAGTTACATCAATCTCTATGGTAAATACCCGCCTGGACTTTTCGCTAACCAGTGCAAAGGAGGTAAAGAAGGTCTCGAGTGCCCCGCTATGTCTCCTGCTTCAGCAGCAGATGTAAACGCAGCCATCAACACCGCTTCTTCTCCCCTTTGGCTGACCATTTTTGCAGCTTTATTGGTTTTTGTTAAATTGTTATGA
- the LOC106387418 gene encoding KH domain-containing protein At5g56140 has protein sequence MMMMSSLGGGGGGGGGRFMTYSSSLAVPPSVPQSPNYSGGIRSQSSVFVEPEKYLSELLAERRNLTPFLPVLPHVCRLLNHEILRVTTLLENATFLSQSGLDHTNPGGIYQNARADMSGWASQFPSEKSVPSSPGPNWHNSPGSPSGLIAKRTIRIDIPVDEYPNFNFVGRLLGPRGNSLKRVEASTGCRFLIRGRGSIKDQYKEEMMRGKPGFEHLSEPLHILVEAELPIEIVDARLMQAREVLDELLTPMEETHDFYKKQQLRELALLNGTLREEGSPMSGSVSPYNSLCMKRAKTREV, from the exons atgatgatgatgtcgtCGCTCGGAGGTGGCGGTGGCGGCGGAGGAGGGAGGTTTATGACGTATTCGTCGTCTCTCGCGGTTCCGCCTTCTGTTCCTCAGTCGCCTAACTACTCCGGTGGGATCCGATCACAGTCTTCTGTATTCGTTGAGCCGGAGAA GTATCTTTCAGAGTTACTCGCAGAGCGTCGTAATCTTACTCCATTCTTGCCTGTGCTTCCGCATGTATGTCGCCTACTGAACCATG AGATTTTGCGTGTAACCACACTGTTGGAGAATGCCACATTTTTAAGCCAGAGTGGCCTTGACCACACTAACCCTGGAGGGATATATCAGAATGCAAGAGCTGACATGAGCGGATGGGCCTCGCAGTTTCCATCAGAA AAATCTGTTCCATCGTCTCCCGGACCAAACTGGCATAACTCACCTGGTAGTCCGTCTGGTCTGATCGCCAAGCGAACAATCAGGATCGATATTCCAGTCGACGAATATCCAAAT TTCAATTTCGTTGGTCGCCTCCTGGGACCTAGAGGAAACTCCCTAAAGAGAGTTGAAGCAAGTACTGGTTGCCGTTTTCTTATAAGAGGAAGAGGCAGTATCAAAGATCAATATaag GAGGAAATGATGAGAGGAAAGCCTGGATTTGAGCACTTAAGTGAGCCACTGCATATCTTAGTCGAAGCTGAGTTACCTATTGAAATAGTCGATGCACGTCTCATGCAAGCTCGTGAAGTACTAGATGAACTTCTTACTCCTATG gaggagacacatgaCTTTTACAAGAAACAGCAGCTGAGAGAGCTAGCATTGCTCAATGGAACTCTTCGTGAAGAAGGATCTCCAATGTCCGGTTCTGTTTCTCCTTACAATAGCCTCTGTATGAAGAGAGCCAAAACAAGAGAAGTGTAG
- the LOC106387419 gene encoding ubiquitin-conjugating enzyme E2 30 isoform X1, producing the protein MLRINNLLRFPKIKSKPYERLGSWKQRVQFKMASKRINKELRDLQRDPPVSCSAGPVGDDMFHWQATIMGPTDSPFSGGVFLVSIHFPPDYPFKPPKVSFRTKVYHPNINSNGSICLDILKEQWSPALTISKVLLSICSLLTDPNPDDPLVPEIAHTYKTDRVKYESTARSWTQKYAMG; encoded by the exons ATGCTTCGAATCAACAACCTCTTGAGATTTCCCAAgatcaaatcaaaaccctacGAAAGGTTAGGTAG CTGGAAGCAGCGAGTACAGTTCAAGATGGCTTCAAAAAGAATCAACAAGGAGCTTAGGGACCTCCAAAGGGATCCTCCAGTCTCATGCAGTGCCG GTCCTGTGGGTGATGATATGTTCCACTGGCAAGCGACTATCATGGGTCCAACTGATAGCCCATTCTCCGGAGGTGTGTTTCTTGTTTCCATTCACTTCCCACCAGATTACCCCTTCAAGCCACCAAAG GTTTCTTTCCGCACCAAGGTTTACCACCCGAATATCAACAGCAATGGCAGCATCTGTCTTGACATTCTGAAAGAGCAGTGGAGCCCTGCGCTTACCATATCCAAG GTCCTTCTTTCGATATGCTCACTGCTGACAGATCCAAACCCTGATGATCCTCTGGTTCCAGAAATAGCTCACACCTACAAGACAGACCGAGTCAAGTACGAGAGCACTGCCCGATCCTGGACCCAGAAGTATGCAATGGGATGA
- the LOC106385382 gene encoding ABC transporter G family member 28, with amino-acid sequence MGRRKLCFQETFVSFFVSLVFIFHRGVICQDDSSLDNPAANRLYNQFVFDKISNLTEVFEDDIKRELGFCITNVKEDYNEAFNFSSKPGFLNKCGKTTKGDMMQRICTAAEVRIYFNGLLGGAKRATNYLKPNKNCNLSSWMSGCEPGWACRTAKDVKVDLKDDKNVPVRTQQCAPCCAGFFCPRGITCMIPCPLGAYCPEAKLNRTTGLCDPYHYQLPSGQPNHTCGGADIWADIVSSSEVFCSAGSFCPSTIDKLPCTRGHFCRTGSTAEKNCFKLATCNPRSTNQNITAYGIMLFAGLGFLLIILYNCSDQVLATRERRQAKSREKAVQSVRETQTQEKWKSAKDIAKKHATELQQSFSRTFSRRKSMKQPDLMRGLSQAKPGSDAALPPMAGGSSDTTKKGKKKDKNKLTEMLQDIEQNPGDTEGFKLEIGDKNIKKHAPKGKSLHTQSQMFRYAYGQIEKEKAMQEQNKNLTFSGVISMANDIEIRKRPTIEVAFKDLTITLKGKNKHLMRCVTGKLSPGRVSAVMGPSGAGKTTFLTALTGKAAGCTMTGMILVNGKVESIQSYKRIIGFVPQDDIVHGNLTVEENLWFSARCRLPADLPKPEKVLVVERVIESLGLQHVRDSMVGTVEKRGISGGQRKRVNVGLEMVMEPSLLILDEPTSGLDSSSSQLLLRALRREALEGVNICMVVHQPSYTLFRMFDDLILLAKGGLICYQGSVKKVEEYFSSLGIVVPERVNPPDYYIDILEGILKPSTSSGVTYKQLPVRWMLHNGYPVPSDMLKSIEGMASAENSAHGGSAHGSVVGDDGTSFAGEFWQDVKANVEIKKDTLQNNFSNSGDLSQRQVPGVYQQFRYFLGRLGKQRLREARTLAVDYLILLLAGICLGTLAKVSDETFGAMGYTYTVIAVSLLCKITALRSFSLDKLHYWRESRAGMSSLAYFLAKDTVDHFNTIVKPLVYLSMFYFFNNPRSSVGDNYIVLICLVYCVTGIAYALAILFEPGPAQLWSVLLPVVLTLIATSTNDNKIVESISELCYTRWALEAFVVSNAQRYKGVWLITRCGSLMENGYNIKHFPRCLIFLTLTGILSRCAAFFCMVTFQKK; translated from the exons ATGGGAAGGAGAAAGTTATGTTTTCAAGAAACATTTGTTTCGTTCTTCGTTTCTCTTGTCTTTATATTTCATCGAGGAGTAATATGTCAAGATGATAGTAGCTTGGATAATCCAGCAGCCAATCGCCTCTATAACCAATTCGTCTTCGACAAAATATCCAATCTCACAGAAGTTTTTGAGGATGACATCAAACGAGAACTCGGTTTCTGCATCACCAATGT AAAAGAAGATTATAATGAAGCGTTTAACTTCTCTTCCAAGCCAGGCTTCTTAAATAAATGTGGTAAAACCACAAAAG GTGACATGATGCAGAGGATATGTACAGCTGCAGAAGTGAGGATATACTTCAATGGATTATTAGGAGGTGCAAAGAGAGCTACTAATTACTTAAAACCGAACAAAAACTGCAATCTATCTTCATGGATGTCTGGATGTGAACCTGGATGGGCTTGTCGTACTGCCAAAGACGTTAAAGTTGACCTTAAAGACGATAAAAACGTTCCTGTGAGAACTCAGCAATGTGCGCCTTGCTGCGCAGGTTTCTTCTGCCCTCGTGGGATTACTTGCATGATAC CTTGTCCTTTGGGAGCTTATTGTCCAGAAGCTAAGCTGAACAGAACAACAGGACTATGCGACCC ATATCATTACCAGCTTCCTTCAGGACAGCCAAATCATACTTGTGGTGGTGCTGATATATGGGCTGATATTGTTAGTAGCAGTGAAGTTTTCTGTTCAGCTGGATCTTTTTGTCCTTCAACTATTGACAAGCTTCCTTGTACTAGAGG ACATTTCTGCAGGACAGGTTCTACTGCTGAAAAAA ATTGTTTTAAGCTGGCAACATGCAATCCAAGATCAACAAATCAGAACATCACAGCATATGGAATCATGCTTTTT GCTGGGCTAGGTTTCTTGCTCATAATATTATACAACTGCTCTGATCAAGTGCTTGCTACAAGAGAAAGAAGGCAAGCAAAGTCCAGGGAGAAAGCAGTACAAAGCGTGCGTGAGACGCAAACGCAAGAGAAATGGAAATCAGCCAAAGATATTGCAAAGAAGCATGCCACCGAGCTGCAACAATCATTTTCAAGGACATTTTCTAGGAGAAAATCAATGAAACAGCCTGATCTGATGAGAGGTCTAAGCCAAGCAAAGCCTGGATCAGATGCTGCTTTACCACCAATGGCAGGAGGAAGCTCAGACACAACCAAAAAGGGAAAGAAGAAGGATAAGAACAAACTAACTGAGATGTTACAAGACATTGAACAAAACCCTGGAGACACTGAAGGTTTTAAACTCGAGATTGgtgataaaaacattaaaaaacatGCTCCGAAAGGCAAGTCACTGCATACGCAGAGCCAGATGTTTAGGTATGCTTATGGACAGATTGAAAAGGAGAAGGCTATGCAGGAGCAGAACAAGAACTTGACATTCTCTGGAGTCATCTCTATGGCTAATGACATTGAGATAAGAAAGAGACCAACCATTGAAGTTGCATTCAAAGATCTTACTATTACTCTGAAAGGTAAAAACAAACATCTCATGAGATGTGTGACTGGGAAGCTATCACCTGGACGTGTTTCAGCTGTGATGGGTCCTTCAGGAGCCGGGAAGACCACTTTCCTAACAGCTTTGACAGGCAAAGCAGCAGGTTGCACCATGACTGGGATGATTCTAGTAAACGGCAAAGTTGAATCAATTCAATCTTACAAGAGAATCATTGGCTTTGTGCCTCAAGATGACATAGTCCATGGGAACTTGACAGTGGAGGAGAATCTCTGGTTCAGTGCAAGATGCAG GCTCCCTGCGGATCTCCCTAAGCCTGAAAAGGTTTTAGTTGTGGAAAGAGTCATAGAGTCACTAGGTCTGCAACATGTCAGAGACTCTATGGTTGGTACTGTGGAAAAGAGAGGAATCTCTGGAGGTCAGAGGAAAAGAGTCAATGTTGGTCTTGAAATGGTGATGGAACCATCACTTCTGATATTAGATGAACCAACTTCAGGTCTTGACAGTTCATCTTCTCAGTTACTTCTTAGAGCTTTGCGCCGTGAAGCTCTTGAAGGAGTGAATATCTGTATGGTTGTTCACCAGCCAAG CTACACTCTCTTTAGGATGTTTGATGATCTAATACTTTTGGCAAAAGGTGGATTAATATGTTACCAAGGATCAGTCAAGAAAGTTGAAGAATACTTCTCAAGCCTTGGGATAGTTGTCCCTGAGCGTGTGAATCCTCCTGATTACTACATTGATATATTGGAAGGGATACTGAAGCCAAGCACAAGCTCAGGGGTTACCTATAAGCAGCTTCCGGTTAGATGGATGCTTCATAATGGGTATCCAGTTCCTTCGGACATGCTCAAAAGCATTGAAGGGATGGCTTCTGCTGAGAACTCTGCTCATGGTGGAAGTGCTCACGGGAGCGTTGTGGGAGATGATGGAACATCTTTCGCTGGAGAGTTCTGGCAAGATGTCAAGGCAAATGTTGAAATCAAGAAAGATACCTTGCAGAACAACTTCAGTAATTCTGGTGACTTGTCTCAAAGACAAGTTCCTGGTGTGTATCAGCAGTTCAGATACTTCTTAGGAAG GTTAGGTAAACAGAGACTGCGAGAAGCAAGGACACTAGCTGTAGATTACCTAATACTTTTGCTTGCGGGTATCTGCTTAGGAACACTTGCTAAAGTGAGTGATGAAACTTTTGGTGCCATGGGGTATACATATACAGTCATTGCTGTCT cTCTCTTATGTAAGATTACTGCATTGagatctttctctcttgataaACTACACTACTGGAGAGAAAGCCGAGCAGGAATGAGCAGCCTAGCTTACTTCCTAGCAAAAGACACAGTTGATCACTTCAATACCATTGTCAAGCCTCTCGTTTATCTCTCCATGTTCTACTTCTTCAACAATCCAAGATCGTCCGTTGGAGACAACTACATTGTCCTAATCTGTCTTGTCTACTGTGTAACTGGCATAGCTTATGCCCTGGCCATACTTTTTGAACCTGGTCCTGCTCAACTG TGGTCAGTGTTGCTTCCTGTGGTTCTGACTCTAATAGCCACCAGTACAAACGATAACAAAATTGTAGAGTCAATCTCAGAGTTGTGCTACACGAGATGGGCTCTTGAAGCATTTGTGGTATCAAACGCTCAAAG ATATAAAGGAGTCTGGCTTATCACTCGCTGTGGATCACTGATGGAGAATGGCTACAACATCAAGCACTTCCCTCGTTGCCTCATCTTCCTGACATTAACCGGCATCTTGAGCCGCTGTGCAGCGTTCTTTTGTATGGTAACTTTCCAAAAGAAGTAG
- the LOC106387422 gene encoding phosphatidylinositol/phosphatidylcholine transfer protein SFH14 isoform X2 → MDFNIDKTVTAWEEMLKWRNEFGADQIIQDFNFNELDQVTMYYPQGYHGVDKNGRPIYIERQGKAHPGKLMDVTTIDRYLKYHVQEFEKALQQKLPACSIAAKRRVTTTTTILDADGLGMKNFSPAAANLLSSIAKVDCSYYPEHVQ, encoded by the exons ATGGATTTCAACATCGACAAAACCGTCACTGCATGGGAAGAAATGCTCAAATGGAGGAATGAATTTGGAGCAGATCAAATTATACAG GATTTCAATTTCAATGAGTTGGACCAAGTCACAATGTACTATCCTCAAGGGTACCATGGAGTTGATAAAAATGGTAGACCCATCTATATCGAGAGACAAGGAAAAGCTCATCCCGGTAAGCTTATGGATGTTACAACCATTGACCGGTACTTGAAGTACCATGTCCAAGAATTCGAAAAGGCTCTTCAACAGAAGCTCCCTGCCTGTTCCATTGCAGCAAAGCGACGTGTCACTACTACGACTACAATACTTGATGCTGATGGCCTG GGTATGAAGAACTTTAGTCCTGCAGCGGCAAATCTCCTGTCCTCTATTGCTAAAGTAGATTGTAGTTATTACCCTGAG CATGTCCAGTGA
- the LOC106383689 gene encoding phosphatidylinositol/phosphatidylcholine transfer protein SFH14-like, with protein MSGGCGHTTDKLSDSEDERSRIGSPAKKLISCSIEDVRDENDEKIVLKLRQELLNKHSLPPRHDDYHMLLRFLKTMDFNIDKTVSAWEEMLKWRNEFGADQIIQDFNFNELDQVTMYYPQGYHGVDKNGRPIYIERLGKAHPGKLMDVTTIDRYLKYHVQEFEKALQQKLPACSIAAKRRVTTTTTILDADGLGMKNFSPAAANLLSSIAKVDCSYYPETLHRMFIVNAGFGFRSLIWPAAQKFLDPVTIAKIQVLEPKSLSKLLETIDSSQLPDFLGGVCTCANEGGCLRSNKGPWNDPEIAELVHHMEVNPIPQTTKAPLHVRDHDSQEPAQGEWSQPQLLNTSSENSCSTNTSRREDSSINKEIVLQCLDRLKKLEKECTEISRIPVKTPDENEKLLTGTLERIKSLELDLDKTQSVLHLTLAKQLQITEQLDSHYEEQRKRCCI; from the exons ATGTCAG GAGGTTGTGGACATACAACAGACAAGTTATCAGATTCAGAGGATGAACGATCGAGAATTGGGAGTCCGGCAAAGAAACTCATAAGCTGTTCCATTGAAGATGTTAGGGACGAGAATGATGAGAAGATTGTTCTTAAATTGCGCCAAGAGCTTCTTAACAAACATTCTTTGCCTCCAAGGCATGATGACTATCATATGCTTTTGAG GTTTCTGAAAACAATGGATTTCAACATCGACAAAACCGTCAGTGCATGGGAAGAAATGCTCAAATGGAGGAATGAATTTGGAGCAGATCAAATTATACAG GATTTCAATTTCAATGAGTTGGACCAAGTCACAATGTACTATCCTCAAGGGTACCATGGAGTTGATAAAAATGGTAGACCCATCTATATCGAGAGACTAGGAAAAGCTCATCCCGGTAAGCTTATGGATGTTACAACCATTGACCGGTACTTGAAGTACCATGTCCAAGAATTCGAAAAGGCTCTTCAACAGAAGCTCCCTGCCTGTTCCATCGCTGCAAAGCGACGTGTCACTACTACGACTACAATACTTGATGCTGATGGCCTG GGTATGAAGAACTTTAGTCCTGCAGCGGCAAATCTCCTGTCCTCTATTGCTAAAGTAGATTGTAGTTATTACCCTGAG ACTTTGCATAGAATGTTCATTGTCAATGCAGGATTTGGATTCAGGAGTTTGATTTGGCCTGCCGCACAGAAGTTTCTTGATCCTGTGACTATTGCAAAGATACAA GTTTTGGAGCCAAAGTCCTTGTCAAAGTTACTTGAAACAATTGATTCCAg TCAACTTCCAGATTTCTTGGGAGGCGTATGCACATGTGCTAACGAAGGAGGGTGCTTGAGGTCTAACAAAGGACCATGGAATGATCCTGAAATAGCCGAG CTAGTACATCACATGGAAGTGAATCCCATACCACAAACTACAAAAGCTCCTCTTCATGTAAGAGATCATGATTCACAGGAACCggctcaaggagaatggtctCAACCCCAATTACTTAACACGAGCTCTGAAAACTCTTGTTCAACAAATACATCAAGAAGAGAAG ATTCATCCATAAACAAAGAGATTGTTCTTCAGTGTTTGGATCGTCTTAAGAAGCTGGAGAAAGAATGCACAGAGATTAGTAGAATCCCTGTAAAGACCCCGGACGAAAATGAGAAGCTATTAACTGGAACTCTCGAGAGGATCAAGTCTCTAGAACTTGATCTCGACAAAACCCAATCA GTATTACATTTAACGTTAGCAAAACAACTTCAGATCACAGAACAGCTTGACTCTCATTACGAAGAA CAAAGAAAGCGATGCTGCATCTGA